In the genome of Chlamydia trachomatis A/HAR-13, one region contains:
- the rpoN gene encoding RNA polymerase factor sigma-54: MLHQHQTASVALCPALHLQQGLDMLQMPVAELATFVSQQITINPCFDLDSLDSPPESFSFFPISEQHPFTETLSAYLLRQIDTNFASSQERTIAQYIVGNLSPEGLFLENPSLVAADLNVSEHLFHKVWQRIQQLHPLGVGAPSLQSYWVSLLQTSPHKEALAIIRNHFPRLARCDFTTIARKMHATTTEILTFLRHAFASIPWCPAAGFSETLLPPAPALPDAYLSFSRNSSWDVSINKDCLPSIRLNNTVLDIYPSLPREEKDHLSQQIRAAKQLLRNVKKREETLLAILRVLIPYQEEFLLKKRTSPKAFSVKQIARELSLHEATVCRAIDNKTLATPVGLLPMRSLFPQAVGSCPDQSKATILHWIHQWISTEKHPLSDAAISQKIIEKGIPCARRTVAKYRSQLNILPAHQRKHLCSVLTTTRTENSRHTI; this comes from the coding sequence ATGTTGCATCAGCATCAAACAGCATCTGTAGCTCTTTGTCCTGCTTTACATCTTCAACAGGGACTGGATATGCTACAGATGCCAGTTGCTGAACTCGCAACATTTGTGTCCCAGCAAATCACTATCAATCCCTGTTTTGATCTCGATAGCTTAGATTCTCCTCCAGAATCTTTTTCGTTTTTCCCTATTAGCGAACAGCATCCTTTTACAGAAACTCTATCCGCATACCTTCTTCGGCAAATTGATACCAATTTTGCCTCTTCTCAGGAACGTACTATAGCTCAGTATATTGTAGGCAACCTCTCCCCAGAAGGACTCTTTTTAGAAAATCCTAGTCTTGTGGCTGCAGATTTAAACGTCTCCGAACACCTTTTCCACAAGGTATGGCAACGTATCCAACAATTACATCCTTTAGGAGTCGGAGCGCCTTCCCTACAGTCCTACTGGGTATCGCTACTACAGACATCTCCCCATAAGGAGGCTTTAGCTATTATTCGCAACCATTTCCCTAGATTAGCTCGTTGTGATTTCACTACTATCGCTAGGAAAATGCATGCAACCACAACAGAGATTCTTACGTTTCTTAGACACGCTTTTGCTTCCATCCCTTGGTGTCCAGCAGCAGGCTTTTCCGAGACACTTCTCCCCCCTGCTCCAGCGCTTCCTGATGCCTACCTTTCCTTCTCGCGAAACTCTTCTTGGGATGTCTCTATTAATAAAGATTGTCTCCCCTCTATTAGACTCAACAACACCGTACTAGATATCTATCCTTCTCTTCCTCGTGAAGAGAAAGACCACCTATCGCAACAAATCCGAGCAGCAAAACAATTGCTTCGCAATGTAAAAAAACGAGAAGAAACGTTATTGGCTATCCTTCGAGTTCTCATCCCCTACCAAGAAGAGTTCCTTCTTAAAAAACGCACCTCTCCTAAAGCTTTTTCTGTAAAACAAATAGCTCGCGAACTCTCTCTTCATGAAGCTACCGTTTGTCGTGCCATTGATAATAAAACGTTAGCAACCCCTGTTGGATTACTCCCTATGCGATCGCTATTTCCACAAGCGGTTGGATCCTGCCCCGATCAATCTAAAGCAACTATTTTGCATTGGATCCACCAGTGGATTTCTACAGAAAAACATCCTCTATCTGATGCAGCTATTAGCCAAAAAATTATTGAGAAGGGCATCCCCTGCGCACGACGCACAGTAGCCAAATATCGTTCGCAACTGAATATCCTCCCTGCGCACCAACGCAAACACCTATGCTCTGTTTTAACAACAACACGCACAGAGAATTCTCGACATACTATCTAA
- a CDS encoding membrane protein — MKFTVAVFGEAEKGSFESAYLCSSLTDLHNNFGHGRDSPSGISLAVQAIMQGYDILFFRVKEEGFFIDSYFFGLHFLNTQTSLTNIIALALPGVGDFNIIEASLALCRKLKSLLLFSDQDLYDFLTFKDA; from the coding sequence ATGAAATTTACTGTTGCAGTGTTTGGCGAAGCAGAGAAGGGAAGCTTTGAGTCTGCATACCTCTGCTCTTCACTAACAGATCTACATAACAACTTTGGTCATGGACGAGACTCGCCCTCAGGTATTTCGCTTGCTGTGCAAGCTATTATGCAGGGATACGACATACTATTCTTTAGAGTCAAGGAAGAAGGCTTCTTTATTGATAGCTATTTCTTTGGCCTTCATTTCCTTAATACTCAGACTTCACTAACTAATATCATCGCCTTAGCATTGCCTGGTGTCGGAGACTTCAACATTATTGAAGCCTCGCTGGCTCTCTGCAGAAAATTAAAAAGCCTTCTTCTCTTTTCAGATCAAGATCTGTACGACTTTCTTACCTTCAAAGATGCTTAA
- a CDS encoding DUF1343 domain-containing protein, giving the protein MKTICKLVILALLFPNVSYALVQVGLERVFQEEKYLEKIRGKRVALISHSAAINRQGEHSLCVFNKHKGVCKLSALCTLEHGYFGASIAETPGYDPILEDIPVISLFASKEIPAEVIEACDVFVYDVQDIGVRSYSFISALLQVVKASASSKKELIVLDRPNPMGGNLVDGPLPDKEAFPAIPYCYGMTPGELALLYRARYAPNASVTVVPMQGWKRSMIFADTGLIWVPTSPQIPDAQSAYFYATTGIIGALSITNIGIGYTLPFKVLGAPWMDGCKVAQELNKARLPGVHFLPFMYEPFFGKFKMEMCSGVLVVLQDPKQFLPMETQSVILGVLKTLYPKEVEQAFLLLDRLVPRRKAIQNLLGHSEFLNVCLHKKYITWPLRTLCAEGRKQFIEQRQPFLLPEYAR; this is encoded by the coding sequence ATGAAAACAATCTGTAAGCTAGTGATCCTTGCGCTACTATTTCCTAATGTGAGCTATGCTCTTGTACAGGTAGGCTTGGAACGCGTGTTTCAAGAAGAAAAATATCTTGAGAAAATACGTGGCAAGCGGGTTGCATTGATTTCTCATAGTGCAGCCATTAATCGACAAGGGGAACATTCGCTTTGTGTTTTTAACAAGCATAAAGGGGTTTGTAAGCTCAGTGCTTTATGCACACTAGAACATGGGTATTTTGGGGCATCCATTGCTGAGACACCAGGATATGATCCTATCTTAGAAGATATCCCAGTCATTTCTCTATTTGCTTCTAAAGAGATTCCTGCTGAAGTCATTGAGGCCTGCGATGTTTTTGTGTACGATGTACAAGATATTGGTGTGCGGTCCTATTCATTCATTTCTGCATTGTTGCAAGTCGTAAAAGCATCTGCGAGCAGCAAGAAGGAATTAATTGTTCTGGATCGTCCCAATCCTATGGGAGGGAATCTTGTCGATGGCCCTCTCCCTGATAAAGAGGCTTTCCCTGCGATTCCCTATTGCTATGGGATGACACCAGGTGAACTAGCTTTATTGTATCGAGCTCGATATGCACCCAATGCCTCGGTGACAGTTGTCCCTATGCAAGGGTGGAAGCGCTCCATGATTTTTGCTGATACAGGATTGATTTGGGTTCCTACAAGTCCTCAGATTCCAGATGCGCAGTCTGCATATTTTTACGCTACAACAGGTATTATAGGAGCTTTATCTATCACAAACATAGGGATAGGCTATACGCTTCCCTTTAAAGTTTTAGGGGCTCCCTGGATGGATGGGTGTAAGGTCGCTCAGGAGTTAAATAAAGCGCGGCTACCAGGCGTCCATTTTCTTCCTTTTATGTATGAGCCGTTTTTTGGGAAATTTAAAATGGAAATGTGTTCTGGAGTTTTGGTCGTACTTCAAGATCCTAAACAATTTCTTCCTATGGAAACACAAAGTGTGATTTTGGGAGTTTTGAAAACTTTATACCCTAAAGAGGTAGAGCAAGCCTTCTTATTATTAGATCGGTTAGTGCCTCGACGTAAGGCAATTCAAAATTTATTAGGGCATTCGGAATTTTTGAATGTCTGTTTACACAAAAAGTATATCACATGGCCGTTACGAACTCTGTGTGCGGAAGGTAGAAAACAATTTATAGAACAGCGACAACCCTTCCTTCTCCCAGAATATGCTCGATAG
- a CDS encoding dihydrofolate reductase, with protein sequence MIQATGIVAIDPRGVMGALGKLPWSYPEDLRFFAETIRNHPIIMGRKTWESLPDKYKHGRDIVVFSRRMHPPQCIGVSSFAEYGTLSLNHPFLIGGAELFESFFQQNLLKACFVTHIKKEYWGDTFFPITRLSGWKKECICNTEDFSIYYYENNSDQNT encoded by the coding sequence ATGATCCAAGCAACAGGTATCGTTGCTATTGATCCCAGAGGAGTGATGGGAGCTTTAGGCAAGCTCCCTTGGAGTTATCCCGAAGATCTACGTTTTTTTGCAGAAACCATTCGAAATCATCCCATCATTATGGGACGAAAGACTTGGGAGTCTCTTCCAGACAAGTATAAGCATGGGCGGGATATCGTTGTCTTTTCTCGCAGGATGCATCCACCACAATGCATAGGAGTTTCTTCCTTTGCAGAGTATGGGACACTATCTTTGAATCATCCGTTTTTAATTGGGGGAGCGGAGCTCTTTGAAAGTTTTTTCCAACAAAACCTTCTGAAAGCTTGTTTTGTCACACATATCAAAAAGGAATATTGGGGCGATACTTTCTTCCCTATCACGCGATTATCAGGATGGAAGAAGGAATGTATTTGTAATACAGAGGATTTCAGTATTTATTATTATGAAAATAACTCCGATCAAAACACGTAA
- a CDS encoding putative folate metabolism gamma-glutamate ligase, with product MKITPIKTRKVFAHDSLQEILQEALPPLQERSVVVVSSKIVSLCEGAVADARMCKAELIKKEADAYLFCEKSGIYLTKKEGILIPSAGIDESNTDQPFVLYPKDILGSCNRIGEWLRNYFRVKELGVIITDSHTTPMRRGVLGIGLCWYGFSPLHNYIGSLDCFGRPLQMTQSNLVDALAVAAVVCMGEGNEQTPLAVIEQAPNMVYHSHPTSREEYCSLRIDETEDLYGPFLQAVTWSQEKK from the coding sequence ATGAAAATAACTCCGATCAAAACACGTAAAGTATTTGCACATGATTCGCTTCAAGAGATCTTGCAAGAGGCTTTGCCGCCTCTGCAAGAACGGAGTGTGGTAGTTGTCTCTTCAAAGATTGTGAGTTTATGTGAAGGCGCTGTCGCTGATGCAAGAATGTGCAAAGCAGAGCTGATAAAAAAAGAAGCGGATGCTTATTTGTTTTGTGAGAAAAGCGGGATATATCTAACGAAAAAAGAAGGTATTTTGATTCCTTCTGCAGGGATTGATGAATCGAATACGGACCAGCCTTTTGTTTTATATCCTAAAGATATTTTGGGATCGTGTAATCGCATCGGAGAATGGTTAAGAAATTATTTTCGAGTGAAAGAGCTAGGCGTAATCATTACAGATAGCCATACTACTCCAATGCGGCGTGGAGTACTGGGTATCGGGCTGTGTTGGTATGGATTTTCTCCATTACACAACTATATAGGATCGCTAGATTGTTTCGGTCGTCCCTTACAGATGACGCAAAGTAATCTTGTAGATGCCTTAGCAGTTGCGGCTGTTGTTTGTATGGGAGAGGGGAATGAGCAAACACCGTTAGCGGTGATAGAGCAGGCACCTAATATGGTCTACCATTCACATCCTACTTCTCGAGAAGAGTATTGTTCTTTGCGCATAGATGAAACAGAGGACTTATACGGACCTTTTTTGCAAGCGGTTACGTGGAGTCAAGAAAAGAAATGA
- the ung gene encoding uracil-DNA glycosylase — translation MHEAFTIEQLPPSWQEQLKDEWSQPYWSQLLAFLKSEYAQATIYPKKENVFAALQSTPFDQVRVVILGQDPYHGEGQAHGLSFSVPRGQALPPSLRNIFQELHTDLGIRNESGCLQAWADQGVLLLNTVLTVRAGEAFSHAGRGWERFTDAIVTKLIQNRTHVIFVLWGNAARQKCNLLFQTKHQHAVLACPHPSPLAAHRGFFGCCHFSKINYLLKKQGKTMINWKIE, via the coding sequence ATGCACGAGGCTTTTACTATAGAGCAACTCCCCCCGTCTTGGCAAGAACAGCTTAAAGATGAATGGTCTCAGCCTTATTGGTCCCAGTTGCTTGCTTTTTTAAAAAGTGAATACGCACAAGCAACGATCTACCCTAAAAAAGAAAATGTTTTTGCAGCTTTGCAGAGTACTCCTTTCGATCAAGTGCGGGTAGTGATTCTTGGACAAGATCCGTATCATGGAGAAGGGCAGGCGCACGGCTTGAGTTTTAGTGTTCCTAGAGGGCAGGCATTACCTCCATCTTTGCGTAATATTTTTCAGGAACTCCATACCGATTTAGGGATTCGTAATGAATCTGGGTGTTTGCAAGCCTGGGCAGATCAAGGTGTTCTTCTTTTGAACACCGTGCTCACAGTTCGCGCAGGGGAAGCCTTCTCTCATGCAGGACGAGGATGGGAACGTTTTACCGATGCTATTGTGACTAAATTAATTCAAAATAGAACGCACGTAATCTTTGTTTTATGGGGGAATGCTGCGCGGCAAAAATGTAATCTGCTTTTCCAGACTAAGCATCAACATGCGGTTCTTGCTTGCCCGCATCCGTCTCCACTGGCTGCACATAGAGGGTTCTTTGGGTGTTGCCACTTTTCAAAAATTAATTATCTGCTTAAAAAACAGGGAAAGACGATGATTAATTGGAAGATAGAATGA
- a CDS encoding LysM peptidoglycan-binding domain-containing protein, translated as MLANRLFLITLLGLSSSVYGAGKAPSLQAILAEVEDTSSRLHAHHNELAMISERLDEQDTKLQQLSSTQDHNLPRQVQRLETDQKALAKTLAILSQSVQDIRSSVQNKLQEIQQEQKKLAQNLRALRNSLQALVDGSSPENYIDFLTGETPEHIHIVKQGETLSKIASKYNIPVVELKKLNKLNSDTIFTDQRIRLPKKE; from the coding sequence ATGCTCGCTAATCGCTTATTCTTAATAACCCTTTTAGGGTTAAGTTCGTCTGTTTACGGCGCAGGTAAAGCACCGTCTTTGCAGGCTATTCTAGCCGAAGTCGAAGACACCTCCTCTCGTCTACACGCTCATCACAATGAGCTTGCTATGATCTCTGAACGCCTCGATGAGCAAGACACGAAACTACAGCAACTTTCGTCAACACAAGATCATAACCTACCTCGACAAGTTCAGCGACTAGAAACGGACCAAAAAGCTTTGGCAAAAACACTGGCGATTCTTTCGCAATCCGTCCAAGATATTCGGTCTTCTGTACAAAATAAATTACAAGAAATCCAACAAGAACAAAAAAAATTAGCACAAAATTTGCGAGCGCTTCGTAACTCTTTACAAGCTCTCGTTGATGGCTCTTCTCCAGAAAATTATATTGATTTCCTAACTGGTGAAACCCCGGAACATATTCATATTGTTAAACAAGGAGAGACCCTGAGCAAGATCGCGAGTAAATATAACATCCCCGTCGTAGAATTAAAAAAACTTAATAAACTAAATTCGGATACTATTTTTACAGATCAAAGAATTCGCCTTCCGAAAAAGGAATAG
- a CDS encoding ATP-dependent helicase yields MLTSELNAAQVTAVTAPLQPVLVLAGAGAGKTRVVTHRILYLIEESRLDPKQILAITFTNKAANELKERVQSQCRELGYSDVPMVSTFHSLSVYILRRSIHLLDRQSNFVIYDQSDSEKLIKQCLRKLNLDKKLCNAMQFTISQAKNRLQSPEDLDSKEYPDPTRTVYAEYQEQLRAANALDFDDLLFLTEKLLRTPEVQQEYANHWKALLIDEYQDTNHAQYLIAKRLAAAHNNIFVVGDPDQSIYSWRGANISNILNFEQDYSQALVVRLEENYRSCGTILEAANALIQNNSARLEKTLRSVKGPGDKIFCFTGKNDRDEAEQVLEEISNLHSYKDIPLSDICILYRTNFQSQSFEAALLKRGYPYEIIGGISFYKRREIQDILAFLRLFSNNYDMAAFERTISLKKCGIGATTLAALMNYAKTTDLPILQACWDVLEKKSIRLTKKQQQGLFSYLTHFHQMEQLYGNCDLHEFINETIRITDYLSILKEDPETYEDRKNNLEQLLAETQTWGKSSENLPGFLEDLALKSSADETASSHDRLKLMTIHNSKGLEFPVVFLVGLEENLLPHANSKGMHENIEEERRLCYVGITRAQEYLYLSRAKTRFLWGTERTMVPSRFISELPRALLKFV; encoded by the coding sequence ATGCTTACATCCGAATTAAATGCAGCACAAGTTACTGCCGTCACGGCGCCACTACAACCAGTCCTGGTCTTAGCTGGAGCTGGAGCAGGGAAAACTCGAGTAGTCACTCATCGAATCCTTTATTTAATAGAAGAATCCCGGCTCGATCCTAAACAAATTTTAGCTATTACGTTCACGAACAAAGCAGCTAACGAACTAAAAGAACGTGTCCAATCGCAATGTCGTGAGCTAGGATATTCAGACGTACCTATGGTAAGCACATTCCATAGTCTTAGCGTTTATATCCTGCGACGCTCTATTCATTTGTTAGATAGACAGTCGAATTTTGTTATTTATGATCAGAGTGATTCTGAAAAATTAATTAAGCAATGCTTACGCAAGCTGAACCTCGATAAAAAGCTTTGCAATGCAATGCAATTTACTATCTCTCAAGCAAAAAATCGCTTGCAGAGTCCTGAAGATCTCGATTCCAAAGAATATCCAGACCCTACTCGCACCGTTTATGCTGAATACCAAGAACAGTTACGTGCTGCGAACGCTCTAGATTTCGATGATCTGTTATTCCTAACAGAAAAACTGTTGCGCACACCTGAAGTCCAGCAAGAATACGCTAATCATTGGAAAGCCTTGTTGATAGATGAGTATCAAGACACCAACCACGCGCAATATCTCATTGCCAAACGTCTTGCTGCGGCTCATAACAATATCTTTGTCGTTGGAGATCCCGACCAATCTATATATTCTTGGAGAGGCGCCAACATCTCTAATATCTTAAACTTTGAGCAAGATTATTCGCAGGCTTTAGTTGTTCGCTTAGAAGAAAACTATCGTTCTTGTGGGACCATCCTAGAAGCCGCTAATGCTCTGATTCAAAATAATTCTGCACGCTTAGAAAAAACATTGCGTAGTGTAAAAGGGCCTGGAGATAAAATTTTCTGTTTTACAGGGAAAAATGACCGCGATGAGGCAGAGCAAGTCTTAGAGGAAATCTCTAATCTTCATTCCTATAAAGATATCCCTCTCTCTGACATTTGTATTTTATATCGAACGAACTTTCAGTCTCAATCGTTCGAAGCGGCTCTTCTTAAGCGAGGTTATCCCTATGAAATTATAGGTGGCATTTCCTTCTACAAGCGTAGAGAAATCCAAGATATTCTTGCTTTCCTTCGCTTATTTTCTAATAACTACGACATGGCAGCCTTTGAGCGAACCATTAGCCTGAAAAAATGCGGTATTGGAGCTACCACATTAGCCGCTCTTATGAACTATGCCAAAACAACAGACCTACCTATATTGCAGGCTTGTTGGGACGTATTAGAGAAAAAATCTATCCGTTTAACTAAAAAACAACAGCAAGGGCTTTTCTCTTATTTGACTCATTTCCATCAAATGGAGCAGCTATACGGAAACTGCGATCTTCATGAATTCATCAATGAAACGATCCGCATCACGGATTACCTCTCCATCCTCAAAGAAGATCCTGAAACCTATGAAGATAGAAAAAACAACTTAGAGCAATTATTAGCAGAAACGCAAACATGGGGTAAAAGCAGTGAAAACTTGCCTGGTTTCCTAGAAGATCTAGCTCTAAAAAGTTCCGCAGATGAAACAGCAAGTTCCCATGATCGCCTCAAGCTCATGACGATCCATAACAGTAAAGGGTTAGAGTTTCCTGTAGTCTTTCTGGTAGGTCTTGAAGAAAACCTTCTTCCTCATGCCAACTCGAAAGGTATGCATGAAAATATTGAAGAGGAACGGAGATTGTGTTACGTGGGAATTACCCGAGCACAAGAGTATCTCTATTTATCTCGAGCAAAAACCCGATTCCTTTGGGGAACGGAACGCACCATGGTCCCCAGCAGATTTATTAGCGAGCTTCCGAGGGCTCTTTTAAAATTTGTTTAA
- a CDS encoding CADD family putative folate metabolism protein has protein sequence MMEVFMNFLDQLDLIIQNKHMLEHTFYVKWSKGELTKEQLQAYAKDYYLHIKAFPKYLSAIHSRCDDLEARKLLLDNLMDEENGYPNHIDLWKQFVFALGVTPEELEAHEPSEAAKAKVATFMRWCTGDSLAAGVAALYSYESQIPRIAREKIRGLTEYFGFSNPEDYAYFTEHEEADVRHAREEKALIEKLLKDDADKVLEASQEVTQSLYGFLDSFLDPGTCCSCHQSY, from the coding sequence ATGATGGAGGTGTTTATGAATTTTTTAGATCAGTTAGATTTAATTATTCAAAATAAGCATATGCTAGAACACACATTTTATGTGAAATGGTCGAAGGGGGAGCTTACTAAAGAGCAATTACAGGCGTATGCCAAAGACTATTATTTACATATCAAAGCCTTTCCTAAATATTTATCTGCGATTCATAGTCGTTGCGATGATTTAGAGGCGCGTAAGTTATTGTTAGATAACTTGATGGATGAAGAGAACGGTTACCCTAATCATATTGATTTGTGGAAGCAGTTTGTGTTTGCTCTAGGAGTTACTCCAGAAGAGTTAGAGGCTCATGAGCCTAGTGAAGCAGCAAAAGCGAAAGTAGCTACTTTCATGCGGTGGTGTACAGGAGATTCTTTAGCTGCAGGAGTGGCTGCTTTGTATTCTTATGAGAGTCAAATTCCACGTATCGCTAGAGAGAAAATTCGTGGATTGACTGAGTACTTTGGATTTTCCAATCCTGAAGACTATGCATATTTCACAGAACATGAAGAAGCGGATGTGCGGCATGCTAGAGAAGAAAAAGCGCTCATTGAGAAGCTTCTCAAAGATGACGCTGATAAAGTGTTAGAGGCATCGCAAGAAGTAACGCAATCTTTGTATGGCTTTTTAGATTCTTTTTTGGATCCAGGAACTTGTTGTAGTTGTCATCAATCTTATTAA
- a CDS encoding non-canonical purine NTP pyrophosphatase: MKILIASSHGYKVRETKVFLKKLGEFDIFSLVDYPSYHPPKETGETPEENAIQKGLFAAQTFRCWTIADDSMLIIPALGGLPGKLSASFAGEQANDKDHRKKLLENMRLLENTIDRSAYFECCVALISPFGKIFKAHASCEGTIAFEERGSSGFGYDPLFVKHDYKQTYAELPEAIKNQVSHRAKALVKLQPYVETVLANHLLAGKESL; encoded by the coding sequence ATGAAAATTCTTATAGCCAGTTCTCATGGATATAAGGTGCGCGAAACCAAGGTTTTTCTAAAAAAACTAGGAGAGTTTGATATCTTCTCGCTTGTAGACTACCCATCCTACCACCCCCCTAAGGAAACTGGCGAAACCCCAGAAGAAAATGCTATTCAGAAAGGCTTATTTGCAGCTCAAACCTTTCGTTGTTGGACTATTGCTGATGATTCTATGCTTATCATTCCAGCTTTAGGTGGACTCCCAGGAAAATTATCCGCTTCTTTTGCTGGAGAACAGGCAAACGATAAAGATCATCGCAAAAAACTTCTTGAGAACATGCGTCTTTTAGAAAATACTATCGACCGATCGGCTTATTTTGAATGCTGCGTCGCTTTAATTTCTCCTTTTGGAAAGATCTTCAAAGCTCACGCCTCTTGCGAAGGAACGATTGCGTTTGAGGAACGCGGTTCCTCAGGGTTTGGATATGATCCTTTGTTTGTAAAACATGACTACAAGCAAACTTATGCCGAATTACCAGAGGCAATTAAAAACCAAGTTTCTCACAGAGCAAAAGCATTAGTCAAATTACAGCCCTATGTGGAAACGGTTCTCGCAAATCACTTACTCGCGGGGAAAGAGAGTCTCTAA
- a CDS encoding OmpA family protein: protein MRKTIFKAFNLLFSLLFLSSCSYPCRDWECHGCDSARPRKSSFGFVPFYSDEEIQQAFVEDFDSKEEQLYKTSAQSTSFRNITFATDSYSIKGEDNLTILASLVRHLHKSPKATLYIEGHTDERGAAAYNLALGARRANAVKQYLIKQGIAADRLFTISYGKEHPVHPGHNELAWQQNRRTEFKIHAR, encoded by the coding sequence ATGAGAAAGACTATTTTTAAAGCGTTTAATTTATTATTCTCCCTTCTTTTTCTTTCTTCATGCTCTTATCCTTGCAGAGATTGGGAATGCCATGGTTGCGACTCCGCAAGACCTCGTAAATCCTCTTTTGGATTCGTACCTTTCTACTCCGATGAAGAAATTCAACAAGCTTTTGTTGAAGATTTTGATTCCAAAGAAGAGCAGCTGTACAAAACGAGCGCACAGAGTACCTCTTTCCGAAATATCACTTTCGCTACAGATAGTTATTCTATTAAAGGAGAGGATAACCTCACGATTCTTGCAAGCTTAGTTCGTCATTTGCATAAATCTCCTAAAGCTACGCTATATATAGAGGGCCATACAGATGAACGTGGAGCTGCAGCTTATAACCTAGCTTTAGGAGCTCGTCGTGCGAATGCTGTAAAACAATACCTCATCAAACAGGGAATCGCTGCAGACCGCTTATTCACTATTTCTTACGGAAAAGAACATCCTGTTCATCCAGGCCATAATGAATTAGCTTGGCAACAAAATCGTCGTACTGAATTTAAGATCCATGCTCGCTAA
- a CDS encoding peroxiredoxin: protein MGSLVGRQAPDFSGKAVVCGEEKEISLADFRGKYVVLFFYPKDFTYVCPTELHAFQDRLVDFEERGAVVLGCSVDDIETHSRWLAVARNAGGIEGTEYPLLADPSFKISEAFGVLNPEGSLALRATFLIDKYGVVRHAVINDLPLGRSIDEELRILDSLIFFENHGMVCPANWRSGERGMVPSEEGLKEYFQTMD from the coding sequence ATGGGATCACTAGTTGGAAGACAGGCTCCGGATTTTTCTGGTAAAGCCGTTGTTTGTGGAGAAGAGAAAGAAATCTCTCTAGCAGACTTTCGTGGTAAGTATGTAGTGCTCTTCTTTTATCCTAAAGATTTTACCTATGTTTGTCCTACAGAATTGCATGCTTTTCAAGATAGATTGGTAGATTTTGAAGAGCGAGGTGCAGTCGTGCTTGGTTGCTCCGTTGACGACATTGAGACACATTCTCGTTGGCTCGCTGTAGCGAGAAATGCAGGAGGAATAGAGGGAACAGAATATCCTCTGTTAGCAGACCCTTCTTTTAAAATATCAGAAGCTTTTGGTGTTTTGAATCCTGAAGGATCGCTCGCTTTAAGAGCGACTTTCCTTATCGATAAATATGGGGTTGTTCGTCATGCGGTTATCAATGATCTTCCTTTAGGGCGTTCCATTGACGAGGAATTGCGTATTTTAGATTCATTGATCTTCTTTGAGAACCACGGAATGGTTTGTCCAGCTAACTGGCGTTCTGGAGAGCGTGGAATGGTGCCTTCTGAAGAGGGATTAAAAGAATATTTCCAGACGATGGATTAA